The Engraulis encrasicolus isolate BLACKSEA-1 chromosome 4, IST_EnEncr_1.0, whole genome shotgun sequence genome includes a window with the following:
- the lrrc4ca gene encoding leucine rich repeat containing 4C, genome duplicate a, whose amino-acid sequence MLNKMTSSPQQQTMRGPRWNRALSDPLFVLLLFLQLLVVAGLVRAQTCPSVCSCSNQFSKVICTRRGLRDVPDGISTNTRYLNLQENLIQVIKVDSFKHLRHLEILQLSKNQIRSIELGAFNGLSSLNTLELFDNRLTTIPNGAFEYLSKLKDLWLRNNPIESISSNAFNRVPSLRRLDLGELRRLSYISDTAFEGLSNLRYLNLGMCNLKEIPNLHPMVRLSELEMSGNQLTVVKPGSFKGLVHLQKLWMMHAQVQIIERNAFDDLQSLVELNLAHNNLTLLPHDLFTPLHHLERVQLHHNPWNCNCDILWLSWWLKEMVPGNTSCCARCNNPPSFRGRYIGELDQSSFHCYAPVIVEPPADLNVTEGMAAELKCRASSLTSVSWITPNGSIVTHGNYQVRISVLNDGTLNFTNVTMQDTGTYTCMVSNSVGNITASATLNVSSTETSTFTYFTTVTVETLEDGHTTVPQRVGPTPSSGIWETSTLASTTTTTTTSAARLPQSTKSTERPYTIPVTTLGEGPFNGLDEVMKTTKIIIGCFVAITLMAAVMLIIFYKMRKQHHQQNHHAPARSIEIITVDEDCVPSGQVMERHLALAQLEHEHLNHYNSNFKTPYNHVSTINSIHSSAHEPLLIRAGSKDNVQETQI is encoded by the coding sequence ATGTTGAACAAGATGACATCGTCCCCACAGCAGCAGACCATGAGAGGTCCTAGGTGGAACCGGGCTCTGTCGGACCCGCTGTTCGTACTGCTGCTCTTCCTCCAGCTGCTGGTGGTGGCGGGGTTGGTGCGTGCCCAGacctgcccgtctgtctgctcCTGCAGCAACCAGTTCAGCAAGGTGATCTGCACGCGGCGAGGGCTGCGGGACGTGCCCGATGGCATCTCCACCAACACGCGCTACCTGAACCTGCAGGAGAACCTCATCCAGGTGATCAAGGTGGACAGCTTCAAGCACCTGCGGCACCTGGAGATACTGCAGCTCAGCAAGAACCAGATCCGCAGCATCGAACTCGGGGCGTTCAATGGCCTGTCCAGTCTCAACACCCTGGAGCTATTTGACAACCGGCTCACCACCATCCCCAACGGGGCCTTCGAGTATCTGTCAAAGCTCAAGGACCTCTGGCTTCGCAACAACCCCATCGAGAGCATCTCGTCCAATGCCTTCAACCGTGTTCCCTCGCTACGGCGTCTGGACCTCGGGGAGCTGCGCCGGCTCTCCTACATCTCGGACACGGCCTTCGAGGGCCTCAGCAACTTGCGTTACCTGAACTTGGGCATGTGCAACCTGAAGGAGATCCCCAACCTGCACCCAATGGTGCGGCTGAGCGAGCTGGAGATGTCGGGCAACCAGCTCACAGTTGTCAAACCGGGCTCCTTCAAGGGCCTGGTGCACCTGCAGAAGCTGTGGATGATGCACGCCCAGGTGCAGATCATCGAGAGGAATGCGTTTGACGACCTGCAGTCTCTGGTGGAGCTCAACCTAGCCCACAACAACCTCACCCTGCTGCCCCATGACCTCTTCACACCCCTGCACCACCTGGAGAGGGTGCAGCTGCACCACAACCCCTGGAACTGCAACTGTGACATCCTATGGCTCAGCTGGTGGCTGAAAGAGATGGTGCCGGGCAACACCAGCTGCTGTGCCCGCTGCAACAACCCGCCAAGTTTTCGAGGGCGCTACATCGGAGAGCTGGACCAGAGCAGCTTCCACTGCTATGCGCCGGTGATCGTGGAGCCCCCGGCTGACCTAAACGTGACAGAGGGCATGGCGGCGGAGCTGAAGTGCCGGGCCAGCTCACTAACCTCTGTCAGCTGGATCACGCCAAACGGCTCCATTGTGACGCATGGCAACTACCAAGTGCGCATCTCTGTGCTGAACGATGGCACGCTCAACTTCACCAACGTTACCATGCAGGACACGGGCACCTACACGTGCATGGTCAGTAACTCAGTCGGCAACATCACCGCCTCGGCTACCCTCAATGTGTCCTCCACCGAGACCAGCACCTTCACTTACTTCACCACGGTCACGGTGGAGACCCTGGAGGACGGGCACACCACTGTACCGCAGAGGGTCGGCCCCACACCTTCCTCCGGCATCTGGGAGACCTCCACCctggcctccaccaccaccaccaccaccacctcggcGGCCAGACTTCCGCAGTCTACCAAGTCAACTGAGCGGCCCTACACCATCCCCGTCACCACGCTGGGAGAGGGCCCCTTCAACGGGCTGGACGAGGTGATGAAGACCACCAAGATCATCATCGGCTGTTTCGTGGCCATCACCCTCATGGCCGCTGTCATGCTCATCATCTTCTACAAGATGCGcaagcagcaccaccagcagaacCACCACGCCCCGGCCCGCAGCATCGAGATCATCACGGTGGATGAGGACTGCGTGCCCAGCGGCCAGGTCATGGAGCGCCACCTGGCCCTCGCACAGCTGGAGCACGAGCACCTcaaccactacaactccaacttCAAAACCCCCTACAACCACGTGTCCACCATTAACTCCATACACAGCTCAGCGCATGAACCTTTGCTAATCCGTGCAGGCTCCAAAGACAATGTACAAGAGACCCAGATCTGA
- the LOC134446664 gene encoding uncharacterized protein LOC134446664: MANSTCACSDLANANERLAKANMTIETLRSDIRRLRCEIVIKSHNTTLKHQTSNTSANLTTLSFLPSHSKHQPKSPPNPSCSTPARRSWTEVVNGGRGVLQKCSPPLVTSNRFSVLDSVIDAETDPVPPSHQVPKPLPQRVRPSSRRTLATPRQITREQPAHSEPRRPSTVLIGSSMVRHVTLRNAQTWCLPGALVADVQSNVPDALSQYPTATTLIVHAGSNDIRLQQSKKLESDFLSLINTLRSTGKKYAISGPIPSVCFSAFQFSRIRQLHVWLMRHCRQEAIPYVDNFSAFWNRRNLFARDGRHLNRAGARLLATNLELTLEAHRSLD; encoded by the coding sequence atggccaactctacctgcgcctgcagtgatctagctaatgctaatgaaagactagccaaagccaacatgacgattgaaacacttagaagtgacattcgccggctacgTTGCGAgatagtcataaaatcccataacaccacgttgaaacaccaaaccagtaatactagcgccaacctaactacactatcttttctccccagccacagcaaacaccagccgaagtcccccccgaatccatcgtgctccactcccgcgcgtcgtagctggacggaggtggttaacggcggcaggggagtactgcagaaatgttcaccacctctagtgactagcaatcgtttttctgtacttgactcagtcatcgatgcagaaactgaccctgtccccccctcccaccaggtgcccaagcctctaccacaaagagtgcgacccagtagccgccggaccctcgctacccccaggcaaatcacccgagagcagcctgcccattcagaaccccggcgaccatcaacagtcctcataggatcttcgatggttcgccacgtaaccctacgaaacgcccagacgtggtgcctacctggagctctcgtagccgatgtccagtcgaatgtgccagacgcgctgtcacagtatcctactgccacaactctcatcgtccacgcaggctccaatgacatccggctgcagcagtctaaaaaacttgagtccgacttcctctcccttattaatacccttcgcagcactggaaaaaaatacgctatctcaggccccatcccctctgtttgtttctctgccttccagttctcccgaatccgccaactgcacgtctggctgatgagacactgccgccaagaagccattccctacgttgacaacttctccgctttctggaaccgccgaaacctcttcgcacgagatggaaggcacttaaacagagctggtgctcgtctcctcgcgaccaacctggagctgaccctcgaagcccatcggtccttggattga